A DNA window from Trypanosoma brucei brucei TREU927 chromosome 11 chr11_scaffold01 genomic scaffold, whole genome shotgun sequence contains the following coding sequences:
- a CDS encoding exosome complex exonuclease RRP44p-like protein (similar to Exosome complex exonuclease RRP44 (EC 3.1.13.-) (Ribosomal RNAprocessing protein 44) (DIS3 protein homolog) (Swiss-Prot:Q9Y2L1) (Homo sapiens)) yields MFTKKRLAVHQVRSSATRRTASGITRNDIGCGTVGCKLCASTACQNSGNSSSLVPTAPIMIPDAVTILHNMNAMEDARIQNIVLLSTVMSEVQERNKAIYARLQRLVGGERKQCYVFSNDRHEQTHCVMQSEETRSDFNDRCVRVAGRWYAQHLALAFPAVTGVAEIPSVVLVSHDKLLQSAPNSAQAEENISNLSCLTLRQFLEGCVTAGTDLLEMIQPDRPVEGKEQGSARALFSPHLAESALDLGVQNGTYLRGKLRVSETNCFFGEIRGQWKGHNFERVLLPGRTNLNRAIHGDIVTVELLPVASWRPLRGAKPTEEMNDTGAGGDDHENSGREGIGEESEGAALARGYTPVGRVVGITTMNRRPFCGSIDVEELNKLADTLDTLTGTVSVLFQPKDNRIPRIRITTAHLGALKDKRLSVIIDDWGEHSSFPVGHYVEVLGTIGDKDTEAKVILLENDIPHYDFSEAVYDCLPKGEWNVTEEELGNRLDLRDLCVVSVDPLGCRDIDDALHCRRVNGNHLEVGVHIADVTHFLKEGTAMDEEAAKRSTSVYLVDRRINMLPQLLTENLCSIVADEDRYAFSIMWEFDENYSVVREFFGKTVIRSRAALYYGDAQRMIDDPEDESEAAVSLRYLMQLSRHFRKRREKDGALFLCSQEFKFKVDNDHVNPTDMQAYQTFDSNSMIEEWMLFANAAAARRVYASFPRWTLLRRHQAPAENAFDTLNEAIRRKIGLKLDDTTSLALNESLEKCVDPSDPYFNRLIRTLVTRCLRQAQYFSSSEVSKDEFHHFGLAMPIYTHFTSPIRRYADVIVHRQLAAALGIMDVSEAHMVSVKMEALASNLNYRHEQAQKAGRDSQNLFTGFYLRNFANQEIPSEDGYVVKLSETHVFVLVPKYGQEGKIAKETLVRVPNLLDKVKVGIEVRQRGDVLRASLVFSIIGLTKGCEDVSEPVAIAGEDLPLKRQRLEEGQQ; encoded by the coding sequence ATGTTTACGAAAAAACGACTGGCTGTGCATCAGGTCCGCAGCTCTGCCACGCGGCGCACTGCGAGTGGCATCACTCGCAATGATATCGGGTGTGGTACTGTTGGTTGTAAACTCTGTGCCTCAACGGCATGTCAAAACAGTGGCAACAGCAGCTCACTCGTCCCAACAGCACCCATAATGATCCCCGACGCCGTCACCATCCTACATAATATGAATGCTATGGAGGATGCCCGAATACAGAATATTGTTCTGCTCTCCACCGTCATGTCGGAGGTGCAAGAGCGCAACAAGGCCATATATGCGCGACTCCAGCGTTTGGTAGGTGGTGAAAGAAAGCAGTGCTACGTCTTCTCAAACGATCGCCACGAGCAGACTCATTGTGTGATGCAGAGCGAAGAAACGCGGAGCGACTTCAATGATCGTTGCGTTCGTGTGGCAGGTCGATGGTACGCACAGCATCTTGCCCTCGCCTTCCCAGCCGTAACGGGCGTAGCGGAGATTCCAAGCGTTGTGTTAGTTTCACATGACAAACTACTGCAGAGTGCACCTAATTCAGCGCAGGCTGAGGAAAATATCTCTAACCTTTCGTGCCTCACACTGCGACAGTTTTTAGAGGGATGCGTAACGGCTGGAACGGACTTGCTGGAGATGATACAACCCGACAGACcagtggaaggaaaggaacagGGATCAGCGAGAGCGCTGTTTTCCCCACACCTCGCCGAGAGTGCCTTGGATCTTGGGGTTCAAAATGGTACGTACCTTCGTGGAAAGCTGCGTGTTAGCGAAACGAATTGTTTTTTTGGCGAGATCCGCGGGCAATGGAAGGGGCACAACTTCGAGCGGGTGCTGCTGCCCGGACGGACGAACCTCAATCGTGCCATTCATGGGGACATTGTTACGGTGGAGTTACTTCCGGTGGCTTCGTGGCGCCCTTTGAGGGGTGCGAAACCAACGGAAGAGATGAACGATACCGGTGCAGGCGGTGATGATCACGAAAATAGCGGTCGTGAGGGTATCGGTGAGGAGTCAGAAGGAGCAGCACTGGCGCGTGGCTACACGCCCGTTGGCCGAGTTGTCGGCATCACCACCATGAACCGACGCCCCTTCTGTGGCAGCATCGATGTTGAAGAATTGAACAAACTGGCAGATACGTTGGACACGCTAACAGGTACGGTGAGTGTGCTGTTTCAGCCGAAGGACAATCGCATCCCCCGCATCCGTATTACTACGGCTCATCTAGGGGCTCTAAAGGATAAGAGGTTAAGTGTTATTATTGATGACTGGGGGGAGCACAGCAGCTTCCCCGTGGGTCACTACGTTGAGGTCCTCGGTACTATTGGTGACAAGGACACGGAAGCAAAGGTGATCCTTCTGGAGAATGACATACCGCACTATGACTTTAGCGAGGCGGTGTATGACTGCCTTCCAAAGGGCGAGTGGAACGTCACTGAAGAGGAACTTGGCAACCGGTTGGATCTTCGCGACCTCTGCGTTGTCAGTGTTGATCCACTTGGATGCCGAGATATCGACGATGCGCTTCACTGCCGCAGAGTGAATGGAAACCACTTGGAGGTCGGCGTTCACATCGCCGATGTTACGCACTTCCTGAAAGAGGGCACCGCGATGGACGAGGAGGCGGCGAAGAGAAGCACAAGTGTGTATCTCGTAGATAGACGTATCAATATGCTCCCTCAACTTCTCACGGAAAACTTGTGTTCTATTGTTGCTGACGAGGACAGATATGCATTCTCAATTATGTGGGAGTTTGATGAGAATTACTCTGTAGTACGTGAGTTCTTTGGGAAGACGGTAATCCGTTCTCGTGCTGCACTTTATTACGGTGATGCACAACGTATGATCGACGACCCTGAGGATGAGAGTGAGGCTGCTGTTTCCCTGCGGTATCTCATGCAGCTGAGTCGTCACTTCAGGAAAAGGCGCGAAAAAGACGGTGCCCTGTTCTTGTGTTCGCAGGAGTTTAAGTTTAAGGTTGACAACGATCACGTGAATCCAACGGACATGCAAGCATATCAGACTTTTGATTCTAACTCGATGATTGAGGAATGGATGCTTTTCGCCAATGCAGCGGCGGCACGGCGCGTGTACGCCAGTTTTCCTCGGTGGACCCTCCTGCGTCGCCATCAGGCCCCCGCTGAGAATGCTTTCGACACGCTGAATGAGGCAATACGTAGGAAGATTGGTCTGAAACTCGACGACACCACATCCCTTGCGTTAAACGAATCGTTAGAGAAATGTGTTGATCCATCTGATCCCTATTTCAACAGGCTTATCCGCACCCTTGTCACTAGATGTCTGCGTCAGGCACAGTATTTTTCAAGTAGCGAGGTGTCGAAGGACGAGTTTCACCATTTCGGTCTTGCCATGCCTATTTACACGCACTTTACCTCCCCTATTCGTCGGTACGCGGACGTAATTGTGCATCGGCAGCTTGCAGCAGCGCTCGGAATTATGGATGTTAGCGAAGCTCATATGGTTTCCGTTAAGATGGAGGCATTGGCCTCCAATCTTAACTACCGCCACGAGCAAGCGCAGAAGGCTGGACGCGACTCGCAAAATCTCTTTACAGGATTCTACTTGCGTAACTTCGCAAACCAGGAAATACCATCGGAGGACGGTTATGTGGTTAAGTTGTCGGAAACACATGTGTTTGTTCTTGTTCCAAAGTATGGCCAGGAAGGGAAAATCGCGAAAGAGACGCTGGTTCGCGTGCCCAACTTACTTGATAAGGTGAAGGTTGGTATTGAAGTGCGGCAACGCGGTGATGTGCTCCGGGCTTCGCTAGTCTTTTCGATTATTGGTTTAACGAAGGGTTGTGAGGACGTCAGTGAACCAGTCGCAATAGCGGGTGAAGATTTACCGTTGAAGAGGCAGCGGCTGGAGGAGGGGCAACAGTAA
- a CDS encoding cystathionine beta-synthase, putative: protein MKDQRTTILDSVLDTIGSTPCIRLNRLPNMHGIQCEVVAKCEFFNPGGSVKDRIALKMVLDAEASGRLPPNSTLVEATSGNTGIGLSLVGSVRGHRVVITMPKKMSHEKEVVVRALGAEVIRTETSLAWDHPESLIGVARRLEREEGYVFLDQYRNPSNPGAHYESTGQEIYDQCGGKVDMVILGAGTGGTITGVAKKLKSLLPDVIVVGVDPVGSLLADPANPPKDAKPYLVEGIGYDFVPDVCEREYVDKWVKSTDKESFELASQLHREEGLLVGGSSGSAMWGVLQAAKDLGPNQRCVVVFPDGIRNYMSKFPDVNWRIEKKLESGEVTRPTYENLQAELEGTRKKLAEYEAKLGLIGK from the coding sequence ATGAAGGACCAACGAACCACTATTCTTGATTCCGTTCTCGACACGATCGGTTCAACACCATGCATACGCCTCAATCGCCTGCCGAATATGCACGGGATCCAGTGTGAAGTCGTGGCTAAATGCGAATTCTTTAACCCGGGGGGAAGCGTGAAGGACCGCATCGCGCTAAAAATGGTGCTTGACGCGGAGGCCAGTGGGAGACTTCCTCCTAACAGCACGCTTGTTGAGGCAACGAGTGGAAACACCGGCATTGGCCTCAGTTTGGTGGGCTCCGTTCGGGGCCACCGCGTGGTGATCACAATGCCAAAGAAGATGTCCCatgaaaaggaggtggtggttCGCGCTCTAGGGGCTGAGGTTATCCGAACCGAAACTTCGCTGGCATGGGACCATCCAGAGAGCCTTATTGGTGTGGCACGCCGCctggaaagggaggagggttaCGTGTTCTTGGATCAGTACAGGAATCCAAGTAACCCAGGGGCGCACTACGAATCTACGGGACAAGAGATATACGACCAGTGCGGTGGGAAGGTGGACATGGTTATTCTTGGGGCCGGTACTGGAGGCACAATCACTGGCGTGGCGAAGAAGCTGAAGAGTTTGCTCCCTGATGTTATTGTGGTCGGCGTCGACCCCGTCGGTAGTCTTCTGGCCGATCCCGCTAATCCACCAAAGGATGCCAAACCATACTTGGTTGAAGGTATTGGTTATGACTTTGTGCCAGATGTATGCGAGAGAGAATATGTGGATAAATGGGTAAAGTCCACTGACAAGGAAAGCTTCGAACTGGCATCACAATTGCACCGTGAGGAGGGCCTATTGGTGGGGGGTAGCAGCGGTTCCGCCATGTGGGGAGTGCTGCAGGCGGCGAAGGATCTTGGCCCGAACCAACGTTGTGTTGTGGTCTTCCCGGACGGCATTAGGAATTACATGTCCAAGTTCCCTGATGTAAACTGGAGGATTGAGAAGAAACTTGAGTCCGGTGAGGTGACACGTCCCACATATGAAAACCTACAGGCAGAGCTTGAGGGTACGAGGAAGAAGCTGGCGGAATATGAAGCCAAACTCGGTTTAATTGGGAAGTGA
- a CDS encoding ubiquitin activating enzyme, putative, with product MNADEKTRYDRQMRLWGKSTQERLRRTEVNIKGITSANAEVAKNLVLAGVGSVVLDDTAPVEAADLKHSFILQGCKLGERRGEASAGKLQSLNPYVAVSSSREIRNRDGAPQSNSSLRVVLARAKCEADMLECAGDPLSGSADVMLLTVDLGHLTAGFFLYRKQKIPFVAQLRALLDEEVGTRPVVFQRVLLLLKMAECPQELNYFERLLFAKDFVRQRSLLQLTREDIEFAAAATGELMHSTAIETTVAGGVFAQLIIHTIGMGSEEMGEGEYAWAISDTSDGVEVQVGHLRNP from the coding sequence ATGAATGCGGACGAAAAAACGCGGTATGACCGGCAAATGCGGCTCTGGGGGAAGAGCACGCAGGAAAGACTACGGAGGACGGAAGTCAACATCAAGGGCATAACTTCCGCCAATGCAGAGGTGGCCAAAAATTTGGTGCTCGCCGGCGTCGGTTCCGTCGTCTTGGACGATACGGCCCCTGTTGAGGCTGCCGATCTTAAGCACAGTTTTATTCTTCAGGGTTGTAAGTTGGGGGAACGGCGGGGTGAGGCTTCGGCGGGGAAGCTCCAGTCGCTTAACCCGTACGTGGCGGTGTCGTCGAGTCGGGAAATTAGAAATAGGGATGGGGCGCCGCAGAGCAACTCGTCGCTTCGGGTTGTTTTGGCACGCGCAAAGTGTGAGGCTGACATGCTCGAGTGTGCGGGGGATCCACTGAGCGGGTCAGCGGATGTCATGCTGCTCACGGTCGACCTCGGGCACCTGACAGCGGGCTTCTTCCTTTACAGGAAACAAAAGATCCCTTTCGTGGCGCAATTAAGAGCATTACTCGATGAGGAAGTCGGCACGAGGCCCGTTGTGTTCCAGcgggtgctgttgttgttaaaaATGGCTGAATGCCCACAGGAGCTTAATTACTTTGAGCGTCTTCTCTTTGCTAAGGATTTTGTGCGTCAACGTAGTCTGCTGCAACTGACGCGTGAAGATATCGAGTTTGCCGCGGCCGCCACTGGAGAGTTGATGCACAGCACCGCGATCGAAACCACAGTGGCGGGAGGCGTGTTTGCTCAGCTCATTATTCACACAATAGGAATGGGAAGCGAAGAAATGGGAGAAGGAGAATATGCCTGGGCAATTAGTGACACCAGCGACGGTGTCGAGGTTCAAGTGGGGCACCTGCGCAACCCGTAG